A DNA window from Cobetia marina contains the following coding sequences:
- a CDS encoding tripartite tricarboxylate transporter permease, with product MIDTLLSSIGHVFTLTHLLFMMIGIFVGLLVGIIPGLGGIAGMALLLPFLYGLDPGYALGMLMGMVAVIPTGDTFASVLMGIPGSSASQATVLDGFPLAKKGQAARALTSAFLSSLCGGVIGAIILTGFILVARPLVLAFSSAELFVLTLLGLTMVAVLSGKNLFKGTAACGLGLLVGAIGAAPATGEYRMNLDIDYLYDGVPLIVLGLGIFALPEIVELLLGRGSIAKDGNTDLGKGWSAGIKDVVKNRWLVARCAGIGSLIGTIPGLAGSVVDWITYGFAVKTAKDPSQFGKGDIRGVIAPESANNACACGAMVPTLLFGVPGSGTAAVFLGGLLLLGLEPGVSMITTNLDMTYTIIWSLALANILGAGLCLMLARPVAQLTRVPFAILAPAITVLILFAAYQASRSLGDWAALGMIGMLGVLFKTAGWSRPAFLIGFVLAPGAENYFYQSMQFHGAEAFLRPGVLIILGLILLAFFLPVIRKAIMRRRQTHEVVETAPSPEEDVLESRGFGGVDFLLLGLMGLAGLWALYDVKDLMPLGKAFPTLAAFITLVSVIAVVFNGWRRGMIRVQQPAFKAVGVVLGFFVLIGVSALLGFVSTAVLFCLGFQLIVARKSAAFAGLFALGVAVFLLGMQAAMNLHYPTGLLDDVVLPMIPFL from the coding sequence ATGATCGACACCCTCCTGTCCAGCATTGGACACGTCTTCACGCTGACGCATCTGCTGTTCATGATGATCGGCATCTTCGTCGGCCTGCTGGTCGGCATCATCCCCGGCCTGGGCGGCATCGCCGGCATGGCACTACTGCTGCCCTTCCTCTACGGGCTCGACCCCGGTTATGCACTGGGCATGCTGATGGGCATGGTCGCGGTCATCCCGACCGGCGATACCTTCGCCTCGGTGCTGATGGGCATCCCCGGTTCCAGCGCGTCACAGGCCACGGTGCTTGATGGCTTCCCGCTGGCCAAGAAAGGCCAGGCGGCGCGTGCGCTGACCAGTGCCTTCCTGTCCTCCCTGTGTGGGGGCGTGATCGGTGCCATCATTCTGACCGGCTTCATCCTCGTCGCACGCCCCCTCGTACTGGCCTTCTCGTCAGCAGAGCTGTTCGTGTTGACGCTGCTGGGTCTGACGATGGTGGCGGTGCTGTCCGGCAAGAACCTGTTCAAGGGCACCGCTGCCTGCGGCCTCGGCCTGCTGGTCGGTGCCATCGGTGCCGCGCCGGCGACCGGCGAGTACCGCATGAATCTGGATATCGATTATCTGTACGACGGGGTGCCGCTGATCGTGCTGGGTCTGGGCATCTTCGCCCTGCCGGAGATCGTCGAGCTGCTGCTGGGACGTGGCAGCATCGCCAAGGACGGCAACACGGACCTGGGCAAGGGCTGGTCTGCCGGCATCAAGGATGTGGTCAAGAACAGGTGGCTGGTCGCGCGCTGCGCCGGGATCGGCAGCCTGATCGGCACCATTCCGGGTCTGGCGGGTTCCGTGGTCGACTGGATCACCTACGGCTTCGCGGTCAAGACCGCCAAGGACCCGAGCCAGTTCGGCAAGGGTGACATCCGCGGCGTCATCGCGCCGGAGTCCGCCAACAATGCCTGTGCCTGTGGCGCCATGGTGCCGACCCTGCTGTTCGGGGTGCCAGGCTCCGGGACGGCCGCCGTCTTCCTGGGGGGCCTGTTGCTGCTGGGCCTGGAGCCGGGCGTGTCGATGATCACCACCAATCTGGACATGACCTACACCATCATATGGTCTTTGGCGCTGGCCAATATCCTGGGCGCGGGCCTGTGTCTGATGCTGGCGCGTCCGGTCGCGCAGCTGACACGTGTGCCCTTCGCCATTCTGGCGCCGGCCATCACCGTGCTGATCCTGTTTGCTGCCTATCAGGCCAGTCGCTCGCTGGGTGACTGGGCCGCGCTGGGCATGATCGGCATGCTGGGCGTGCTGTTCAAGACGGCAGGCTGGTCGCGTCCGGCCTTCCTGATCGGCTTCGTGCTGGCACCGGGTGCCGAGAACTACTTCTATCAGAGCATGCAGTTCCACGGCGCCGAAGCCTTCCTGCGTCCGGGCGTGCTGATCATCCTCGGCCTGATCCTGCTGGCCTTCTTCCTGCCGGTGATCCGCAAGGCGATCATGCGTCGTCGCCAGACCCATGAAGTGGTCGAGACCGCGCCGTCCCCAGAAGAGGATGTGCTGGAATCACGCGGTTTCGGTGGCGTCGACTTCCTGCTGCTGGGCCTGATGGGGCTCGCCGGCCTCTGGGCGCTCTACGACGTCAAGGATTTGATGCCACTCGGCAAGGCCTTCCCGACCCTGGCCGCCTTCATCACGCTGGTCTCGGTGATCGCCGTGGTCTTCAACGGCTGGCGTCGCGGCATGATTCGCGTCCAGCAACCGGCCTTCAAGGCAGTGGGTGTGGTACTCGGCTTCTTCGTGCTGATCGGCGTCAGCGCACTGCTGGGCTTCGTCTCCACTGCCGTGCTGTTCTGTCTGGGCTTCCAGCTCATCGTCGCACGCAAGTCAGCGGCGTTCGCGGGACTCTTCGCCCTGGGCGTCGCGGTCTTCCTGCTCGGGATGCAGGCGGCCATGAATCTTCACTATCCGACGGGACTGCTGGATGACGTGGTACTGCCGATGATTCCCTTCCTGTAA
- a CDS encoding 4-oxalomesaconate tautomerase, which translates to MMHSLPCMILRGGTSRGPFLRLDHLPADDDGRREVLRQVMGSGHALQIDGLGGGNSLTSKVALVGPSTHPEADIDYLFAQVDVEGDKVDFSPNCGNMLAAVGPYAIETGMIPAKGDLTRLRIHNLNTGTLIDSQVPTPDGRVAYQGDTRISGVPGAGSAIKLGFLGAVGAKTGKLLPSGQVIDVIEGVEVTCLDSATPVVLIEAASLGWAGNEAPAEMDANRDAMARLEKIRLKAGELMGMGDVSDSVLPKPVILSAPRTEGGTLCARYFVPHRCHGALAVTGAITLAVATSLPGTLANRVALAAGTLTPGALAEKVKLEHPAGFLDVEVEHADGDPMTPSRVSLLRTARKIMNGEVFLNLPDSLEMPERA; encoded by the coding sequence ATGATGCATTCACTTCCTTGCATGATCCTACGTGGCGGTACCTCTCGGGGCCCCTTCCTGCGTCTGGATCACCTCCCCGCCGATGACGACGGCCGTCGCGAAGTCCTGCGCCAGGTCATGGGCTCCGGCCACGCATTGCAGATCGATGGGCTGGGCGGCGGCAATTCGTTGACCAGCAAGGTCGCCCTTGTCGGCCCCTCCACGCATCCTGAAGCGGATATCGACTATCTGTTCGCCCAGGTCGATGTGGAGGGCGACAAGGTCGATTTCTCGCCGAACTGCGGCAACATGCTGGCCGCGGTCGGCCCCTATGCCATCGAGACCGGCATGATCCCGGCAAAGGGTGACCTGACCCGTCTGCGGATTCACAACCTCAACACCGGCACCCTGATCGACAGCCAGGTCCCGACACCCGATGGTCGCGTCGCCTACCAGGGCGACACGCGCATCAGTGGTGTGCCCGGCGCCGGCAGCGCCATCAAGCTGGGCTTTCTGGGCGCTGTCGGTGCCAAGACCGGCAAGCTGCTGCCCAGCGGTCAGGTCATCGACGTGATCGAGGGCGTGGAGGTGACCTGCCTCGACTCCGCCACGCCGGTGGTACTGATCGAAGCGGCAAGTCTGGGCTGGGCAGGCAACGAAGCGCCGGCCGAGATGGACGCCAACCGTGACGCGATGGCACGCCTCGAGAAGATTCGCCTCAAGGCGGGGGAATTGATGGGCATGGGTGACGTCAGTGACTCGGTGCTGCCCAAGCCGGTGATTCTCTCCGCTCCGCGCACCGAGGGCGGCACCCTGTGCGCACGCTACTTCGTGCCGCATCGCTGCCATGGCGCGCTGGCCGTCACGGGGGCCATCACGCTGGCCGTCGCGACCAGTCTCCCGGGCACTCTGGCCAACCGCGTGGCGCTGGCCGCCGGCACCCTGACACCGGGGGCTCTGGCGGAGAAGGTGAAGCTCGAGCACCCAGCCGGGTTCCTGGACGTCGAGGTCGAACACGCCGATGGCGACCCGATGACCCCCAGCCGTGTGTCCCTGCTGCGCACGGCACGCAAGATCATGAATGGCGAGGTGTTCTTGAACCTCCCGGACTCGCTGGAAATGCCTGAACGCGCCTGA
- a CDS encoding CNNM domain-containing protein: protein MFLLILFAAIAIGISFICSVLEAALLSLSPSYVASLREQHPKRHAALATLKDNIDKPLAAILTLNTIAHTVGATGVGAQVSVVFGEAWVGVASAVMTLLILVASEIIPKTIGATYWRQLSPMLPGVLNIMVISLKPLIWLSEMITSRIGKHSHDIDLRGEIKALAQLGLEKKALENDEQRVITNILNLHEMKVRDVLTPRPVCQTVSPEMTVAEFNDQLTVWPFSRYPVMTADERTLGMIHRADAHQAEPTTPLKDLMRPISELHAEDNVEQAFARMQRERQHLCVVYDNLGNWLGVITLEDVMETILGEDIIDETDNVANLRRFARQRWIKRIGAAPSTPDDARESSSQNDTSPTEHKASTEDSKPGQS from the coding sequence ATGTTTCTGCTGATTCTCTTTGCCGCCATCGCCATCGGCATCTCGTTCATCTGCTCCGTGCTGGAAGCGGCGCTGCTGTCGCTTTCCCCAAGCTATGTGGCAAGCCTGCGTGAGCAACACCCCAAGCGCCATGCGGCGCTGGCCACCCTCAAGGACAATATCGACAAGCCGTTGGCCGCCATCCTGACGCTCAATACCATCGCGCATACGGTCGGTGCGACAGGCGTGGGGGCACAGGTGTCCGTCGTGTTCGGCGAGGCCTGGGTCGGCGTTGCCTCGGCGGTCATGACGCTGCTGATCCTGGTGGCCTCGGAAATCATCCCCAAGACCATCGGTGCCACTTACTGGCGTCAGCTTTCCCCGATGCTGCCCGGCGTGCTCAACATCATGGTCATCTCGCTCAAGCCGCTGATCTGGCTGTCGGAAATGATCACCTCGCGGATCGGCAAGCACTCGCATGACATTGATCTGCGTGGCGAGATCAAGGCGCTCGCACAACTGGGGCTGGAAAAGAAGGCGCTGGAAAATGATGAGCAACGCGTCATCACCAACATCCTCAACCTGCATGAGATGAAGGTGCGTGATGTGCTCACGCCACGTCCTGTCTGCCAGACGGTCAGCCCCGAGATGACCGTGGCCGAGTTCAATGACCAGTTGACGGTCTGGCCCTTCAGCCGCTACCCGGTGATGACCGCCGATGAAAGGACACTGGGCATGATCCACCGCGCCGATGCGCATCAGGCCGAACCCACCACTCCGCTCAAGGACCTGATGCGCCCGATCAGCGAACTGCACGCCGAAGACAACGTCGAACAGGCCTTCGCTCGCATGCAGCGCGAGCGCCAGCACCTGTGTGTCGTCTACGACAATCTCGGCAACTGGCTGGGGGTCATCACGCTGGAAGACGTGATGGAGACGATTCTCGGCGAGGACATCATCGACGAGACGGACAACGTGGCCAATCTGCGTCGCTTCGCCCGCCAGCGCTGGATCAAGCGCATCGGTGCCGCCCCCTCGACACCGGACGACGCCCGAGAGAGCTCTTCACAGAACGACACATCACCGACAGAACACAAGGCATCAACGGAGGACTCCAAGCCCGGCCAGTCGTGA
- a CDS encoding Bug family tripartite tricarboxylate transporter substrate binding protein, whose product MSLIVSTPKRHALKRHARTTALAVMLPVMGLLPLSSAVHAAAEVPDTLTWTVPFGVGGGTDVWARFMSNWVTRNLPGNPAVVIDNVPGGGSITGVNLFSKRAGDDGDEMVVTSASTQYPAMLRDRRVRYDYADWEPILAAPTGGVVYASSSLGKDSASALKALASQTVKFAGQNPTGLEMPVLMAFDLLDFQVDPVFGMKSRGEGRLAFERGEVALDFQTTSAYRSNVTPLVDAGQAVPLFSLGVMDDEGHIERDPSFPDLPTFSELYLAQEGHSRDDEAYQIFHKFFASGYAMQKMLLVPKGVDPALLEQYRQAARDMAKDPEFLKEAAVKVGPYGLMVGKAAAARLQDAMQLSETQHEWVKHWLMERHGIRLQSR is encoded by the coding sequence ATGTCCCTCATCGTGTCTACGCCCAAACGCCATGCCCTCAAGCGCCATGCCCGCACCACCGCCCTGGCCGTCATGCTGCCCGTCATGGGCCTTCTGCCGCTGTCTTCCGCCGTGCACGCCGCGGCGGAAGTCCCTGACACCCTGACCTGGACCGTACCCTTCGGGGTCGGGGGCGGCACCGATGTCTGGGCACGCTTCATGTCCAACTGGGTGACCAGGAACCTGCCGGGCAACCCGGCTGTCGTCATCGACAACGTGCCGGGGGGCGGTTCCATCACCGGCGTCAACCTGTTCAGCAAGCGTGCCGGCGATGACGGCGACGAGATGGTCGTCACCTCGGCCTCTACCCAGTATCCGGCCATGCTGCGCGACCGCCGCGTGCGTTACGACTATGCCGACTGGGAACCGATCCTCGCCGCCCCGACAGGCGGTGTCGTCTATGCCTCAAGCTCGCTGGGCAAGGACAGCGCCAGTGCGCTCAAGGCCCTCGCCTCCCAGACGGTGAAGTTCGCCGGCCAGAACCCGACCGGGCTCGAGATGCCGGTGCTGATGGCGTTCGATCTGCTCGACTTCCAGGTTGATCCGGTCTTCGGCATGAAGAGCCGTGGTGAAGGTCGCCTGGCCTTCGAGCGTGGCGAAGTCGCCCTCGATTTCCAGACCACCTCCGCCTACAGGAGCAACGTCACGCCGCTGGTCGACGCCGGCCAGGCCGTGCCGCTGTTCAGTCTCGGCGTGATGGATGACGAAGGCCACATCGAGCGCGACCCGTCCTTCCCGGACCTGCCGACCTTCTCCGAGCTGTATCTGGCGCAGGAAGGCCATTCACGCGATGACGAGGCCTATCAGATCTTCCACAAGTTCTTCGCCTCCGGTTACGCCATGCAGAAGATGCTGCTGGTGCCGAAGGGTGTCGATCCAGCACTGCTGGAGCAATACCGTCAGGCGGCACGTGACATGGCCAAGGACCCCGAGTTCCTCAAGGAAGCGGCGGTGAAGGTCGGTCCTTATGGCCTGATGGTCGGCAAGGCGGCAGCGGCGCGGTTGCAAGACGCCATGCAACTGAGCGAAACCCAGCACGAATGGGTCAAGCACTGGCTGATGGAACGACACGGTATTCGCCTGCAATCTCGTTGA
- a CDS encoding LysR family transcriptional regulator, with protein sequence MHRLEFLDLSAFVEVAENHSFNEAAERLHISQPALSRRIQKLEEVLGAKVLERTTRRSRLTPIGRDFLPKARKLLEDYESSLVGVRELATHRKGVLTIACLPTAAFYFLPSVVREFNTAYPGIRIRILDVSANEGVERVVSGEADFGINMVSAHHPAVDFTSIYRDPFVLALRRDHPLAQKKRVEWSDLDDVRLITVSRDSGNRILLDNTLLSAGLHLDGFYEVQHLSTSLGLVESGLGVAILPSMAMPGPEHEVLCQRELPEPRIDRTIGLLRRRGESLSPIAELFIEILLKRWN encoded by the coding sequence ATGCATAGATTGGAGTTTCTGGATCTGTCGGCATTTGTCGAAGTGGCCGAGAATCATTCCTTCAATGAAGCGGCGGAGCGACTGCACATCTCGCAGCCGGCCCTGTCGCGCCGTATCCAGAAACTGGAGGAAGTGCTCGGTGCAAAAGTGCTGGAGCGTACGACGCGGAGAAGTCGACTGACGCCAATTGGACGTGATTTCCTGCCAAAAGCCCGCAAGTTGCTCGAAGATTACGAATCCTCTCTGGTGGGCGTTCGCGAGCTGGCCACCCACCGCAAGGGGGTGCTGACCATCGCCTGCCTGCCCACGGCAGCCTTCTACTTCCTGCCCAGCGTGGTGCGCGAGTTCAACACCGCCTACCCCGGCATCCGGATTCGCATCCTGGATGTCAGTGCCAATGAAGGGGTCGAAAGGGTGGTCTCGGGGGAGGCAGACTTTGGTATCAATATGGTCAGTGCCCACCACCCGGCAGTGGATTTCACCTCCATCTATCGTGATCCCTTCGTGTTGGCACTGCGTCGCGACCATCCGCTTGCACAGAAAAAGCGCGTCGAGTGGAGCGATCTGGATGATGTGCGCCTGATCACCGTCTCCCGCGATAGCGGCAACCGCATTCTGCTCGACAACACCCTGCTGTCCGCCGGATTGCATCTGGACGGCTTCTACGAGGTCCAGCATCTCTCGACCTCGCTGGGGCTGGTCGAGAGCGGGCTTGGCGTCGCCATCCTGCCGTCGATGGCGATGCCCGGGCCGGAGCACGAGGTGCTGTGTCAGCGTGAGCTGCCCGAGCCACGCATTGATCGCACCATTGGCCTGCTGCGGCGTCGCGGTGAGTCGCTGTCACCGATCGCGGAGCTGTTCATCGAGATTCTGCTCAAGCGCTGGAACTGA
- a CDS encoding dipeptidase: MSTRIATHATSRQTALALGLALGLGSALPVSADEPMAADDTGKRAPQGEHTLKHEQLASLVEQGQETLAADFNGFLKQVAERNQEDSAVSGAIDHYLAGESLEGDDFVNVYRLLGVYNRLQYGDDVQELLKEMVAIPTFKVGEKPQHENPEISRFGELIKDKAEAFGLTFRNVDDRVFEVELKGTGEDVFGILTHGDVVPADQEGWTLEDGTHLDPFEVTEIDGKLYGRGTEDDKASIAAALYAMKSLKENAVPVKRTIRLMIETTEETGGEGFAYYKAHNALPEYNIVLDSGYPAITAENGFGTIDARFPLARETQTGQAADGLPAITSFKGGLATNQIPERSVATLHASDAAGAKALNHKLEALGSRYVNEHGKDFSVASEVKGEDVIVTVTGKSAHSSAPANGVNPVTRLAGLLATSGIDFQDSAYEDAVHYLNDNYGLDYHGKLLGIAYSHDFMGPLKVTPTYLEKEDDALRVAVNVRAPAGEKSPEELSQVIKEKLTAYAKEQGMDVALNVEIRDWMLRDPSGAWLQTLLNIFGDTTGLDAEPRSSAGSTTAKLLPNAINFGPSMPGETYTGHTSEEFKRVDNLLLDIQMFTEMMARIGNQDSLK; the protein is encoded by the coding sequence ATGAGTACCCGCATAGCCACTCACGCCACCTCCCGTCAGACAGCCCTTGCGCTGGGCCTGGCGCTCGGGCTTGGCAGCGCGCTGCCTGTCAGCGCAGATGAGCCGATGGCAGCCGATGACACTGGCAAGCGCGCGCCGCAGGGCGAGCACACGCTCAAGCATGAGCAGCTGGCCAGTCTGGTCGAGCAGGGGCAGGAGACATTGGCGGCAGACTTCAACGGTTTCCTCAAGCAGGTCGCGGAACGCAATCAGGAAGACAGCGCGGTTTCCGGCGCCATTGACCACTATCTGGCCGGCGAGTCGCTGGAGGGGGATGACTTCGTCAACGTCTATCGCCTGCTGGGGGTCTACAACCGACTGCAGTATGGCGATGACGTCCAGGAGCTGCTCAAGGAAATGGTCGCGATCCCGACCTTCAAGGTCGGTGAGAAACCCCAGCATGAAAACCCCGAGATCTCGCGTTTCGGTGAGTTGATCAAGGACAAGGCCGAGGCATTCGGCTTGACGTTCCGCAACGTGGATGACCGTGTCTTCGAGGTGGAGCTCAAGGGGACGGGGGAGGATGTGTTCGGCATTCTCACCCACGGGGATGTGGTGCCGGCGGACCAGGAGGGCTGGACGCTTGAGGATGGCACCCACCTGGATCCGTTCGAGGTCACCGAGATCGATGGCAAGCTGTACGGGCGTGGCACCGAGGATGACAAGGCCTCCATCGCCGCGGCGCTGTATGCCATGAAGTCTCTCAAGGAGAACGCGGTGCCGGTCAAGCGCACCATTCGCCTGATGATCGAGACGACGGAAGAGACCGGCGGTGAGGGCTTCGCCTATTACAAGGCGCACAACGCGCTGCCCGAATACAACATCGTGCTGGACAGCGGCTACCCGGCAATCACTGCCGAGAATGGCTTCGGCACCATCGATGCGCGCTTCCCGCTGGCACGCGAGACACAGACGGGGCAGGCGGCGGATGGCCTGCCGGCGATCACTTCCTTCAAGGGGGGACTTGCGACCAACCAGATTCCCGAGCGCTCCGTCGCCACCCTGCACGCCAGTGATGCCGCGGGCGCCAAGGCGCTCAACCACAAGCTGGAAGCGCTTGGCAGCCGTTACGTCAACGAGCACGGCAAGGATTTCAGCGTCGCCAGTGAAGTGAAGGGCGAGGATGTCATCGTCACGGTGACGGGCAAGTCGGCCCACTCATCGGCACCGGCCAATGGCGTGAATCCGGTGACACGACTGGCGGGACTGCTGGCCACCTCCGGTATCGATTTCCAGGACAGTGCCTATGAAGATGCCGTGCACTACCTGAATGACAATTACGGGCTGGATTATCACGGCAAGCTGCTGGGCATCGCCTACTCCCATGATTTCATGGGACCGCTCAAGGTGACGCCGACCTATCTGGAGAAGGAGGACGACGCGCTGCGTGTCGCGGTCAACGTGCGGGCTCCGGCGGGCGAGAAGTCGCCTGAGGAACTCAGCCAGGTGATCAAGGAAAAGCTCACAGCCTATGCCAAGGAGCAGGGCATGGACGTGGCGCTGAACGTCGAGATTCGCGACTGGATGCTGCGTGACCCCAGCGGTGCCTGGCTCCAGACGCTGCTCAACATCTTCGGCGATACCACGGGACTCGATGCCGAACCGCGTTCCTCGGCGGGGAGCACGACCGCCAAGCTGCTGCCCAATGCGATCAACTTCGGGCCGTCGATGCCGGGCGAGACCTATAC
- a CDS encoding helix-turn-helix transcriptional regulator, with translation MLCDLTIRDGYQEVHPFHEGLYVCLILEGTLRLSGMAATPTATCPCPESLSSASEKVAEEARVQIDVTRGEGGAFRAPMVGSPHALNVGYFPGRLRCVVLHIEDERQQSDNILQRFAEWDLHSPPWPAQPRRWRPGSGLRQQLAECLAQRLDGAEHTRETCCLLEWQGLGLQLLGGALRRRHARQCHAGQVSEDRVARDRGADGRAPNANRREKRAHERLTPGYPETSSSTCRHLEAVRQRLKMAPERQHALPELARLACMSASSLRQKFRETYGCSLSQYQRECRMQRARQALLQGMSVQQVAHRVGYAHACNFATAYRRHFGLSPQAVRARPQRAD, from the coding sequence GTGCTGTGTGATCTGACGATCCGTGACGGCTATCAGGAAGTGCATCCCTTTCATGAAGGACTCTATGTCTGCCTGATACTGGAAGGCACGCTGAGGCTGTCGGGCATGGCAGCGACGCCAACTGCCACGTGCCCGTGTCCTGAGTCCTTGTCGAGTGCAAGCGAGAAGGTCGCGGAAGAGGCGCGAGTCCAGATCGATGTCACCCGGGGAGAAGGCGGCGCCTTTCGTGCCCCGATGGTGGGTTCCCCGCATGCTCTGAACGTCGGGTACTTCCCCGGGCGGCTGCGGTGTGTGGTGCTGCATATCGAGGATGAACGTCAGCAGTCCGACAACATCCTGCAGCGCTTTGCCGAGTGGGATCTGCATTCGCCCCCCTGGCCGGCTCAGCCTCGCCGGTGGCGGCCGGGGTCAGGCCTTCGTCAGCAGCTGGCGGAATGTCTGGCGCAGCGCCTCGACGGTGCAGAGCACACTCGTGAGACATGTTGTCTGCTGGAATGGCAAGGGCTGGGCCTGCAATTGCTGGGAGGTGCATTGCGCCGCCGGCATGCGCGGCAGTGTCATGCCGGTCAGGTGTCCGAGGATCGGGTCGCTCGTGACAGGGGCGCTGACGGCCGAGCCCCGAACGCCAATCGACGAGAGAAACGGGCTCACGAGAGGCTGACGCCGGGGTACCCGGAGACATCCAGCAGTACGTGTCGGCATCTCGAGGCGGTGCGTCAGCGGCTGAAGATGGCGCCGGAGCGTCAGCATGCCTTGCCGGAACTGGCGCGGCTTGCCTGCATGAGCGCGTCGAGTCTGCGCCAGAAGTTTCGCGAGACCTATGGTTGCTCGCTGAGCCAGTATCAGCGCGAATGTCGCATGCAGCGCGCACGTCAGGCATTGTTGCAGGGCATGAGTGTGCAGCAGGTGGCGCATCGTGTCGGCTATGCGCATGCCTGCAACTTCGCGACGGCCTACCGGCGTCATTTCGGGCTCTCGCCCCAGGCTGTGCGGGCTCGGCCGCAGCGGGCTGACTGA